One segment of Meriones unguiculatus strain TT.TT164.6M chromosome 3, Bangor_MerUng_6.1, whole genome shotgun sequence DNA contains the following:
- the Rnf183 gene encoding E3 ubiquitin-protein ligase RNF183 isoform X2 has protein sequence MTEPQGPELIAECPVCWSPFNNTFHTPKVLDCCHSFCVECLAHLSLVTPARRRLLCPLCRQPTVLASGQPVTDLPTDTAMLTLLRLEPHHVILEGHQLCLKDQPKSRYFLRQPRVYTLDLDPEPGSQTGPPQDTAPDTRPVPIPSHYSLRECVRNPHFRIFAYLMAVILSVTLLLIFSIFWTKQFFWGMG, from the coding sequence ATGACCGAGCCACAGGGCCCGGAGCTCATAGCTGAGTGCCCTGTCTGCTGGAGCCCCTTCAACAACACGTTCCACACCCCCAAAGTGCTAGACTGCTGTCACTCCTTCTGCGTGGAGTGCCTGGCCCACCTCAGCCTAGTGACGCCGGCCAGGCGCCGCTTGCTCTGCCCACTCTGCCGTCAGCCCACCGTTCTGGCTTCAGGGCAGCCAGTCACCGATTTACCTACAGACACTGCCATGCTGACCCTGCTCCGCCTAGAGCCTCACCATGTCATCCTCGAGGGCCACCAGCTCTGTCTCAAGGACCAGCCCAAGAGTCGCTACTTCCTGCGTCAGCCTCGGGTCTACACCTTGGATCTTGACCCCGAGCCTGGGAGCCAGACTGGCCCTCCTCAGGACACAGCCCCTGACACCAGGCCTGTGCCCATCCCCAGCCACTACTCTCTCAGAGAGTGTGTCCGAAACCCTCACTTCCGCATCTTTGCCTACCTGATGGCTGTCATCCTCAGTGTCACCCTGCTGCTCATCTTCTCCATCTTTTGGACTAAGCAGTTCTTTTGGGGCATGGGGTGA
- the Rnf183 gene encoding E3 ubiquitin-protein ligase RNF183 isoform X1: protein MDQSWESHANEAGPSDLEASAGSRNQSTCLKAVLREEEAGQSWTSPERLPACDPRMTEPQGPELIAECPVCWSPFNNTFHTPKVLDCCHSFCVECLAHLSLVTPARRRLLCPLCRQPTVLASGQPVTDLPTDTAMLTLLRLEPHHVILEGHQLCLKDQPKSRYFLRQPRVYTLDLDPEPGSQTGPPQDTAPDTRPVPIPSHYSLRECVRNPHFRIFAYLMAVILSVTLLLIFSIFWTKQFFWGMG from the exons ATGGATCAGAGCTGGGAGTCCCATGCAAATGAGGCTGGTCCCAGTGACCTGGAAGCCAGTGCAGGATCGAGAAACCAAAGCACCTGCTTGAAGGCTGtgctgagagaggaggaggctgGCCAAAGCTG GACATCTCCCGAGAGGCTCCCTGCATGCGATCCGAGGATGACCGAGCCACAGGGCCCGGAGCTCATAGCTGAGTGCCCTGTCTGCTGGAGCCCCTTCAACAACACGTTCCACACCCCCAAAGTGCTAGACTGCTGTCACTCCTTCTGCGTGGAGTGCCTGGCCCACCTCAGCCTAGTGACGCCGGCCAGGCGCCGCTTGCTCTGCCCACTCTGCCGTCAGCCCACCGTTCTGGCTTCAGGGCAGCCAGTCACCGATTTACCTACAGACACTGCCATGCTGACCCTGCTCCGCCTAGAGCCTCACCATGTCATCCTCGAGGGCCACCAGCTCTGTCTCAAGGACCAGCCCAAGAGTCGCTACTTCCTGCGTCAGCCTCGGGTCTACACCTTGGATCTTGACCCCGAGCCTGGGAGCCAGACTGGCCCTCCTCAGGACACAGCCCCTGACACCAGGCCTGTGCCCATCCCCAGCCACTACTCTCTCAGAGAGTGTGTCCGAAACCCTCACTTCCGCATCTTTGCCTACCTGATGGCTGTCATCCTCAGTGTCACCCTGCTGCTCATCTTCTCCATCTTTTGGACTAAGCAGTTCTTTTGGGGCATGGGGTGA